The Pasteurella multocida genome contains a region encoding:
- a CDS encoding glycosyltransferase family 2 protein translates to MMNFNKMSFSKIDVVIPCYNAEKTLIRAVNSVLNQELLNHLWIIDDCSTDNSFKLANQIAARFPEKVTVERLSRNGGVAKARNWGAVQSNAELIAFLDADDAYEPEALKVASCVFHFRPETVLVRLAMKPVGLSEEYTEHPDFESAWETVQMSLAGNVVFRRAFLLACGGFPQESLFNRLGGDDNALGEAVVKLGRVATLFEDVGVLYYCHEGMKAERLLDAVLFGKKPKNSLPNDIQVAEQVTENICKHVEQLKKLLDVQEVGVKPLVIERTE, encoded by the coding sequence ATGATGAACTTTAATAAAATGTCATTTTCAAAAATCGATGTTGTGATTCCTTGTTATAACGCGGAGAAAACGCTCATTCGTGCGGTAAACTCCGTCTTAAATCAAGAATTACTGAATCATTTATGGATTATTGATGATTGTTCTACAGACAATTCATTCAAGCTTGCCAATCAAATTGCTGCACGTTTCCCAGAAAAAGTGACTGTTGAGCGACTCTCTCGTAATGGTGGTGTTGCTAAAGCCAGAAACTGGGGTGCTGTTCAAAGTAATGCGGAGCTAATTGCATTCTTAGATGCGGATGATGCTTATGAGCCTGAAGCGCTTAAAGTGGCTAGCTGCGTTTTTCATTTCCGTCCTGAAACCGTATTAGTGAGACTGGCTATGAAACCAGTTGGTCTGTCAGAAGAATATACGGAACACCCCGACTTTGAAAGCGCTTGGGAAACTGTGCAAATGTCATTAGCGGGGAACGTTGTGTTTCGTCGCGCTTTTTTATTAGCATGTGGTGGTTTTCCACAAGAGTCGCTCTTTAACCGTTTAGGCGGTGATGATAATGCACTTGGTGAAGCAGTGGTGAAATTAGGACGTGTTGCAACGCTTTTTGAAGATGTTGGCGTTTTATATTATTGCCATGAAGGGATGAAAGCAGAACGTTTATTAGATGCTGTTTTATTCGGTAAAAAACCGAAAAATAGTTTACCAAACGATATTCAAGTTGCAGAACAAGTCACGGAGAATATTTGTAAACATGTGGAACAGTTGAAGAAACTATTGGATGTACAAGAGGTGGGTGTTAAACCTTTGGTGATTGAGAGAACAGAATAA
- the rraB gene encoding ribonuclease E inhibitor RraB, with translation MIDFNALKTETREIITDLLNDGSDPDALYIIEHHIAHHDFDKLEKIALDAFKLGYEVSEAEEFEDEKGHVIFCFDIISEVKLTPEIIDAQQKELLPLVEKCGGTYDGWGTYFEDPNAEDDEYGEDGEFFDDELDDELNERH, from the coding sequence ATGATCGACTTCAACGCGCTAAAAACAGAAACCAGAGAGATTATCACTGATCTCTTAAATGACGGCAGTGATCCCGATGCGTTATACATTATTGAGCATCACATTGCTCACCACGATTTTGATAAATTAGAGAAAATTGCGCTGGATGCGTTTAAGTTAGGTTACGAAGTCTCAGAAGCGGAAGAGTTTGAAGATGAGAAAGGTCATGTGATTTTTTGCTTTGATATTATTAGCGAAGTGAAATTGACACCTGAAATCATTGATGCACAGCAAAAAGAATTACTCCCGTTAGTTGAAAAATGTGGTGGTACCTATGATGGTTGGGGAACTTATTTTGAAGATCCAAATGCAGAGGATGACGAATACGGTGAAGATGGTGAGTTCTTTGACGACGAGCTAGATGATGAGCTGAACGAACGTCATTAA
- the slyD gene encoding peptidylprolyl isomerase, translating to MKIAKNVVVSIAYQVRTEDGVLVDEAPVNQPLEYLQGHNNLVIGLENALEGKAVGDKFEVRVKPEEAYGEYNENMVQRVPKDVFQGVDELVVGMRFIADTDIGPLPVVITEVAENDVVVDGNHMLAGQELLFSVEVVATREATLEEIAHGHIHQEGGCCGGHHHDSDEEGHGCGCGSHHHHEHEHHAHDGCCGNGGCKH from the coding sequence ATGAAAATTGCAAAAAATGTTGTAGTGAGCATTGCTTATCAAGTGCGCACAGAAGACGGTGTATTAGTTGATGAGGCGCCAGTAAACCAACCTTTAGAATATTTACAAGGTCATAATAATTTAGTGATTGGTTTAGAAAATGCACTCGAAGGTAAAGCAGTCGGTGATAAATTTGAAGTTCGCGTTAAACCAGAAGAAGCATACGGTGAATACAACGAAAACATGGTACAACGTGTACCAAAAGACGTTTTCCAAGGCGTAGATGAGCTTGTTGTGGGCATGCGTTTTATTGCAGACACAGATATTGGTCCATTACCAGTGGTGATTACCGAAGTGGCAGAAAACGATGTTGTTGTGGACGGTAACCATATGTTAGCAGGTCAAGAGTTACTATTTAGTGTTGAAGTCGTGGCGACACGTGAAGCAACATTAGAAGAAATCGCCCATGGTCATATCCATCAAGAAGGTGGATGTTGTGGTGGTCATCATCACGACAGTGATGAAGAAGGACATGGCTGTGGCTGTGGAAGTCATCACCATCATGAACATGAGCATCATGCACATGATGGCTGTTGTGGCAACGGTGGCTGTAAGCACTAA
- the mscL gene encoding large-conductance mechanosensitive channel protein MscL produces MSFVKEFREFAMRGNVVDMAVGVIIGGAFGKIVSSLVGDVVMPVLGILTGGVDFKDLSIVLKEAAGEVPAVTLNYGAFIQTVFDFVIIAFAIFLMIKALNKLKREEPKVEEPAEPKLSNEEVLLTEIRDLLKK; encoded by the coding sequence ATGAGTTTTGTTAAAGAGTTTCGCGAATTTGCAATGCGAGGCAATGTTGTCGATATGGCAGTCGGTGTGATCATCGGTGGTGCATTTGGTAAAATTGTCAGTTCTTTAGTTGGTGATGTAGTGATGCCAGTATTAGGTATTTTAACTGGTGGTGTGGATTTCAAAGATTTAAGTATTGTGTTGAAAGAAGCAGCGGGTGAAGTGCCTGCAGTCACGTTAAATTACGGTGCATTTATCCAAACAGTCTTCGACTTCGTCATTATTGCCTTTGCGATTTTCTTGATGATCAAAGCGTTAAATAAATTGAAACGTGAAGAGCCAAAAGTAGAAGAACCTGCAGAGCCAAAACTATCAAACGAAGAAGTCCTATTAACGGAAATTCGCGATTTATTGAAGAAATAA
- the fmt gene encoding methionyl-tRNA formyltransferase codes for MTSLKIIFAGTPAFAAQHLQALLNSHHQVVAVYTQPDKPAGRGKKLQASPVKQLAEQHNIPVYQPKSLRKVEAQEEMRAIDADVMVVVAYGLILPQTVLAMPRLGCLNVHGSLLPRWRGAAPIQRAIWAGDKQTGITIMQMDEGLDTGDMLYKVYCDIAQDETSTSLYAKLMEIAPPALLHVLDGLDKGKFVSEKQDDIESCYAEKLSKEEAELNWHVSAEQLERHIRAFNPWPVSYFSTRDLQGNTQVIKVYKAAVLPHVDKVAGTILSADKNGIQIATAEGVLNLLQLQPAGKKPMDARDLLNGRAEWFPVGKVL; via the coding sequence ATGACATCACTCAAAATTATCTTTGCGGGTACGCCAGCGTTTGCTGCCCAGCATTTACAAGCTTTATTGAATTCTCATCATCAAGTGGTTGCTGTTTACACGCAACCTGACAAACCTGCAGGGCGAGGCAAAAAGTTACAAGCCAGTCCAGTGAAACAATTAGCAGAGCAGCATAATATTCCCGTTTATCAACCGAAATCCTTGCGTAAAGTAGAAGCACAAGAAGAAATGCGAGCCATTGATGCAGATGTGATGGTTGTTGTGGCTTATGGTTTGATTTTACCGCAGACCGTATTAGCTATGCCTCGTTTAGGTTGTTTGAATGTGCATGGATCGCTGTTACCGCGTTGGCGTGGGGCGGCGCCGATTCAACGTGCCATTTGGGCTGGGGATAAACAAACGGGTATCACTATTATGCAAATGGATGAAGGATTGGATACGGGTGATATGCTGTATAAAGTGTATTGTGATATTGCGCAGGATGAAACATCTACTAGTCTGTATGCTAAATTAATGGAAATTGCCCCCCCCGCCTTATTACATGTCCTCGATGGATTAGATAAAGGAAAATTTGTATCTGAGAAACAAGATGATATAGAATCATGTTATGCAGAAAAATTGTCTAAAGAAGAAGCAGAATTAAATTGGCATGTCTCTGCAGAGCAGTTAGAACGTCATATCCGTGCGTTTAATCCTTGGCCAGTAAGTTATTTTTCTACACGCGATCTCCAAGGCAATACCCAGGTGATAAAAGTCTATAAAGCCGCTGTTTTACCTCATGTTGATAAAGTGGCTGGGACGATTTTAAGTGCGGATAAAAATGGTATTCAAATTGCGACTGCAGAAGGTGTATTAAATTTGTTGCAATTACAACCCGCGGGGAAAAAGCCAATGGATGCGCGGGACTTGCTGAATGGGCGTGCAGAATGGTTTCCTGTTGGTAAGGTTTTATGA
- a CDS encoding SIMPL domain-containing protein (The SIMPL domain is named for its presence in mouse protein SIMPL (signalling molecule that associates with mouse pelle-like kinase). Bacterial member BP26, from Brucella, was shown to assemble into a channel-like structure, while YggE from E. coli has been associated with resistance to oxidative stress.): MTLKHLAWIFLALPIALNAQPVDNKLQHNQVQFSAEVVKEIDKDELQVTLYLQEEGKDASALNQLIVARMNQALDAVKKHSTVQVVSQQRYTQVRYGKEGKQNGWIDRAEIVLKSQDMPMLSKLVAELNEHFKIGGMYATVSEESLARVEKEMTEAVLQKFEQKAQLIQSLMKAKGYRLIELDLSPHDVMGSTRSYAVSMKSKDAFYSSSADHEMALEGGKTKLRAVVQAKIELIND; this comes from the coding sequence ATGACATTAAAACATCTTGCTTGGATATTCCTTGCGTTACCAATTGCGCTGAATGCGCAACCTGTAGACAATAAACTACAACATAATCAAGTTCAGTTCAGTGCTGAAGTGGTCAAAGAAATTGATAAAGATGAGTTGCAAGTAACACTTTATTTACAAGAAGAAGGGAAAGATGCGAGCGCATTAAATCAACTCATTGTGGCACGTATGAATCAGGCGCTTGATGCCGTGAAAAAACACAGTACAGTACAGGTTGTTTCTCAACAACGTTACACACAAGTGCGTTATGGAAAAGAGGGGAAACAAAATGGTTGGATTGATCGCGCTGAAATCGTGCTAAAAAGTCAAGATATGCCAATGTTGTCGAAACTGGTGGCAGAGTTAAATGAGCATTTTAAAATTGGCGGTATGTATGCCACCGTGTCTGAAGAAAGTTTAGCGCGTGTGGAAAAAGAAATGACCGAAGCTGTATTGCAAAAGTTTGAGCAAAAAGCACAATTGATTCAGTCTTTAATGAAAGCAAAAGGTTATCGTTTAATTGAATTGGATTTATCTCCTCATGATGTGATGGGCTCAACAAGAAGCTATGCGGTATCGATGAAAAGTAAAGACGCTTTTTATAGTTCTTCTGCCGATCACGAAATGGCCCTTGAAGGTGGCAAAACAAAATTAAGAGCCGTTGTGCAAGCGAAAATTGAATTAATCAACGATTAG
- the rsmB gene encoding 16S rRNA (cytosine(967)-C(5))-methyltransferase RsmB — MQKFVKNVKKQTVLLSTRAIAAQIILQVLDQGKSLSTLIPDTQHQVKTQDLPLLQEICFGVCRVLPRLELIIKQLVDKPLKGKTRIVHCLLLVGLYQLLYTRIPAHAAVDEVVNATTALKVEHFRGLVNGVLRRFLREQETLLVKVDKHWHTLHPDWLVNRLKEAYPNWREIVEANNHKPPMWLRVNQQKNSTETYRTLLAEQGIEAEKTDNPCALRLLQPVAVSQLPAFHEGAVSVQDVNAQWSALLLAPENGELILDACAAPGGKTTHILEQAPQAHVVALDVEATRLKRVHENLARMQQQATVICGDATQPAQWLKQLSESAVQFDRILLDAPCSATGVIRRHPDIKWLRQASDISALVALQKQILQALWTVLKPNGILLYATCSVLPEENALQIEQFLTNNVDAKLEPLPFTVVEGAVGYQFLPTENGGDGFYYAKLRKVVS, encoded by the coding sequence ATGCAGAAATTCGTAAAAAACGTGAAAAAGCAAACTGTACTTCTTTCAACAAGAGCCATTGCTGCACAAATCATTTTACAAGTTCTGGATCAAGGTAAATCGCTATCAACCTTGATTCCAGACACGCAACATCAAGTTAAAACACAAGATTTACCTTTATTACAAGAAATTTGTTTTGGGGTATGTCGTGTATTACCTCGTTTAGAACTGATTATCAAGCAACTTGTGGACAAGCCATTAAAAGGAAAAACACGCATTGTCCACTGCTTATTATTAGTTGGCTTGTATCAGCTCCTTTATACTCGCATTCCTGCTCACGCGGCAGTTGATGAAGTTGTCAATGCAACAACCGCGTTAAAAGTGGAACATTTCCGTGGTTTAGTGAATGGCGTGTTACGTCGTTTTTTACGTGAACAAGAAACCTTATTAGTGAAAGTTGATAAACATTGGCACACATTGCACCCTGATTGGTTAGTTAATCGTTTGAAAGAAGCTTATCCAAATTGGCGTGAGATTGTTGAAGCGAATAATCACAAACCGCCGATGTGGTTACGTGTCAATCAGCAAAAAAATAGCACAGAAACGTACCGCACTTTATTGGCAGAACAAGGAATTGAGGCGGAAAAGACGGATAATCCGTGCGCATTACGTTTATTGCAGCCTGTGGCAGTATCTCAATTGCCAGCATTTCATGAAGGTGCAGTGAGTGTACAAGATGTGAATGCCCAATGGTCAGCCTTGTTATTGGCACCAGAAAATGGTGAGCTCATTTTAGATGCCTGTGCGGCACCCGGTGGGAAAACAACGCATATTTTAGAGCAAGCCCCACAAGCGCATGTGGTTGCTCTAGATGTTGAAGCTACTCGCCTTAAACGTGTGCATGAAAATTTAGCACGAATGCAACAGCAGGCAACGGTGATTTGTGGTGATGCCACACAGCCAGCACAATGGTTAAAGCAACTAAGTGAAAGTGCGGTACAATTTGACCGAATTTTATTGGATGCACCTTGTTCGGCAACCGGCGTGATTCGACGCCATCCCGATATTAAGTGGTTAAGACAAGCATCGGATATTAGTGCATTAGTGGCACTACAAAAACAAATTTTACAAGCGCTCTGGACAGTATTAAAACCAAATGGAATTTTATTGTATGCAACTTGCTCGGTTTTACCAGAGGAAAATGCATTACAAATTGAACAATTTTTAACGAACAATGTAGATGCGAAATTAGAGCCACTCCCGTTTACGGTTGTAGAAGGGGCTGTTGGGTATCAGTTTCTTCCAACTGAGAATGGGGGTGACGGTTTTTATTATGCTAAGTTAAGGAAGGTAGTTTCATGA
- the trkA gene encoding Trk system potassium transporter TrkA: MKIIILGAGQVGKTLAENLVSEDNDITLVDNQSLRLENLQSKHDLRVVNGSASSPRVLREAGAQDADLLVAVTSSDEINMVACQISYTLFNTPTKIARIRNAEYLREKDKLFQTNVLPIDHIISPEKLVTDEITRLIDYPGALQVAHFANGRISLVVVKAYYGGPLVGYAISALKDHMPHIECRIVSILRQDKVIRPQGSTIIEAGDEITFICETIHIKAVMSELQRLEKPYKRIMIAGGGNVGIGVAKNLEGKCSVKLIERNAERATALAEKLSNTLIFCGDASDQSFLLEEQIENVDVFLSLTSDDEANIMSALLAKRLGAKKALVLIQRMAYINLIQGGTIDIAVSPQQTTISALLSHVRKGDTVNVVSLRHGVAEALEIIVHGEESSSLVIGRKISELKLPQGAIVGAILRGNEVIMAKKNLVIEDNDHVIVYLSDKKFVSDIEKLFQPSVFFI, from the coding sequence ATGAAAATTATCATTCTTGGTGCAGGGCAGGTTGGTAAAACGCTTGCTGAGAATTTAGTCAGTGAAGATAACGACATTACATTAGTCGATAATCAATCACTGCGATTAGAAAATTTACAAAGTAAGCATGACTTACGAGTCGTTAATGGTTCTGCTTCTTCACCAAGAGTGTTACGTGAAGCTGGTGCGCAAGATGCGGATTTATTAGTGGCGGTTACGAGCTCTGATGAAATCAATATGGTAGCGTGTCAAATTAGTTATACGCTTTTTAATACGCCCACTAAAATTGCGCGTATCCGTAATGCGGAATATTTACGTGAAAAAGATAAATTATTCCAAACCAATGTGTTACCTATTGATCATATTATTTCACCGGAGAAATTAGTCACTGACGAAATTACACGTTTGATTGATTATCCAGGTGCGTTACAAGTGGCACATTTTGCGAATGGTCGCATTAGTTTGGTCGTTGTGAAAGCCTATTATGGTGGTCCTTTAGTCGGCTATGCGATTTCTGCTTTGAAAGATCATATGCCACATATTGAATGTCGTATTGTGTCTATTTTGCGTCAAGATAAAGTCATTCGTCCGCAAGGATCGACCATTATTGAGGCAGGTGATGAGATTACCTTTATCTGTGAAACCATTCATATTAAAGCTGTGATGAGTGAATTACAGCGTTTAGAGAAGCCGTATAAGCGCATTATGATCGCAGGCGGAGGGAATGTCGGCATTGGTGTTGCGAAGAATTTAGAAGGAAAATGTTCCGTTAAATTAATTGAACGTAATGCAGAACGCGCGACGGCATTGGCTGAAAAATTATCGAATACTTTGATTTTTTGTGGTGATGCTTCTGATCAGTCTTTTTTGTTAGAAGAGCAAATCGAAAATGTGGATGTGTTTTTATCGCTCACCAGTGATGATGAAGCGAATATCATGTCAGCATTGTTAGCAAAACGACTTGGGGCGAAGAAAGCCTTGGTGTTAATTCAACGTATGGCATACATTAACTTGATCCAAGGTGGCACCATTGATATTGCCGTTTCGCCACAACAGACGACGATTTCTGCGTTGTTAAGTCATGTTCGTAAAGGCGATACAGTGAATGTGGTCTCTTTACGACACGGGGTTGCTGAAGCGTTAGAGATTATTGTGCATGGCGAAGAAAGTTCGTCGCTTGTGATTGGACGTAAAATTTCTGAATTGAAGCTACCACAAGGGGCGATTGTGGGAGCGATATTGCGTGGTAATGAGGTGATTATGGCGAAGAAAAATCTCGTGATTGAAGATAATGATCATGTCATTGTGTATTTAAGTGATAAGAAATTTGTGTCTGATATCGAGAAACTTTTTCAGCCAAGTGTATTCTTTATTTAA